The window ATCAACATGGTGTGTCTTAACCTGCATCATTCCCCACAAGAATAACTACTgaatgttaaaaacaaaagatgTGAGATGAACAAAGATGAAAGCCGGGTATATAAGAGATGTACGGAACAAATGTATACACAGTAAGTTTGAATTAAAATGCAGAAACTTACAGCGTTAATGCCAGAAAGTTGTTGGGCGACCATCATAAGCAAAATGGTGATTAATTGCCAACGCACTGTGCGTTCACGGAACAACTGTGGAATGGAAAGTGCTCCGGCTGCCTCTTGTTCAGCTGCCTCTGTCCTCATCTCTTCCATCTCAGTCATAACATTGTCAGTTCCACGCAACTTCACTAGCGCTGTAAAGAAACATAAAATCTTAGTTACAGCTCTCTTACCAGCCATAAAAAAAATGGTCCAGTGAGGTTTATAGTATAAAATTATCTTTGTTACTATTTCTGGCTTCATCCTCTTTTTGCTGATCTATAAGAAGGAACCTAGGGCTTTTAGGCATGAATGGAAAGCATGCTGATTGCAGAATCGATGGCACACACGTAAAAGCGAGGAGGAATGGCCAAAGATCTGGTGTGCCCAGCACACTTTGCAATCCAAATAACTGTAAAATGGACCAATGGGGTTTCAAAGAAAGTAAAATAATCAATATATAGCATTCGGTATATCTAATGGTAAAAAGATTTGGTAGGTTAAAGTGGGAATGATTGAAATCTGTGATTACCGATTGGTCGCAATAAACATAAGTACTGTCACaggtaaacttttattttaatcaAGGATAAAACTAATATATTTGAACGTATTAAATTTATGCAACCACatatttgtagttaagtgGTCTGAAAAAGGGTAATGTGTATGTATAAATCTGAAGCATGTTAGCTATGAAGGGCACGAATTAGGTTTattgtaaaagcaaaaaatttttaacaaaaaacaaagaattttaCTTGAGCCACCAGGATTCCAATAGTGATGAGAAGTTGATTTAAAACACCAATAGCACCACGCCATTCCTTTGGTGATATCTCTCCTATGTACATTGGGACCACACCAGTTGCCAAACCTATAACACAACATTGCCTGTTCTGAAGAATTGTTGTCTGTTTTACAATAAACtaacaaaagaaaagaaatagACAAAACTGTACAAACAACTCAGCACATTTGGCTTTTAACAACAACACCGTGATGTTTGCAGATTGCTATCTgcgaaaaaaaacaactaaaaccaAAAGAATACACCAAACTACAGCTTTTtacaaaacctattaaattgatatttttaaaatggtttgttaataataattaatcaatacaATGCTTATTATAATGTATTCATAACTAAAAGGAAAGTACTATGAAGATTATTATTGAAGACCAATAGCAAAGATTTACAACACGCCTcaaatatatataactaaaacAATAATTCAAGCTATTATGTTTCAACACAAAGGACATGTCCCTTACTCCTTGAGTGCGTGAAGGGAATTGTTGGCTGTTGAAgaactttattttaataaaaagcaGGAACCACAACCACAGGAGGTATTTCAAGGACAAACAGACAATACAGGCCATcgatataataaaaatttagtaGAGCGCAGATCACTACCGTATTTACCCTCTATCACAAACACAACTCCATCTGAATCATGTAACAGAAGTAAGTTAGAACAAACATAAACTCTTGGATAGAATTTCAATTATGCATTCAAGAAAATACATGATAAACAGAATGAGTTATGTAAGAGATAAGGTGATGGTACAATGAAATGATGACCTAAGGGTTGCTTAGACAAGCAATTATCGGATAAATGTGTTCTCCAATTCATAGTAAACAAACCAAAGTACGATAAAACTGACCAGCAAAAACTCCAATGAGAAATCTTCCGATGACAATTAAGGCAAAACTTCCAGCTGGCTTAGCTGCTCCCAAACAAATAGCAGAAAGAACTGAAATGAGGTTGTTGATCATTAAACCACCAAGCCTGGAAagaaaacataataaaaacatgcaaacaaTATGTattaggatgtttcattttttcaccattttggaatttatgAGATATCGCCAAATTAGAACAATGTACTTCCACTGAAACTTCAAACAAgggggtgcaacctcaaaatgacatcataaatcaaaaagaagtttagattctttcattgtgcccaaaataccgcctagggagaccccaagcttttttaaattccaaaatggtgaaaaaatgaaacatcctaatGTATGTATGCTTCgcatatttcatttattattattattattattaaacatTACTAAAGAAGAAACAATCATTACATAATCAAAAAGATACGTGAGAAAGTCACACATTACGTACAGTAGCTGCGGAAGTAAAAGACACCATCAATCATTGCAAACCTActgttgattaattatttatttatgtataATGTCCTGCAGACATTGTATCACTGGTGAGTTTGCTTCAcaactttgcaaaaatgtaACTAACCTGCCAAACTTTGCTACAACTGggcccactaatagggaacctATCATACCAGCAAAAGGGAATGCTGCTACTGCTAATGAGTACATATTTTCCCGATAAGATTTGTGGTCTTTATTCACCTAAAATTGTGCAAATGtatgatttttgaaaaaaattgtcatgTCAATACTGCAACtatatatatgtttatgtCCCACAagttttgttcattttgtGAACATACGTTAATTTGATTTTAGTACGAGTAATCAACATCTTTTTAgcaaaaactacaaaatacTTACAACACAGGGTGCAGTGGTGGCATTCAAATCAATGATGGTCACATTTTCACATTGTTTTAATGGACCAAAGAAATAATCTTTAATTTCCTAAATATATGAGAACAATAAGGCAACGAAAAAAGTGAAAGTCATTTGCATtgagaaaaaatatgaaacaacACTCAATCTTACATCTGCAGGTGCATTAACAACTGCAATATTGTATCCATATTGAAAAGCAGACCCAATAACAGCCATCGCGACCCCCATAATAAGTGGAAAAGTTGCTTTTGGCTTCTGCataaatacacaaaaaaaacGATATAAGAATTAGGCCTATTATGtatgtaaaataaatattaaccAATCAACCAattaaataactaaataaatatttagaTGATAGCTACGTGCACATGTATGCACAATATGTTGTGTCAATATTAGCTTGAAAAACAAGAAAGCTGAGTCAAGAACGCAACAAAATAGATAAGAGTCCCGGTAGAGTACCACAagtgaaattaattttcttaataaGTTCAACCAGGTAATAACTTATAAATTTTAGCCCAGCTCTGTGTTATGCCTACATGAAAAAGATGAATTTTAGCAACAACTGATAGCgcaactcaaaattttatacTACAAGCAGCATTGTTTTTGGCGTCAGTTTATCTTTGTGTAAAGTTTGGAAACTGAGCAGAAAATTTCAGATTTGCATGCTACTTGTAATTATATACAAGTAATCTTGTAGGGGAAAGAGAAGATGTTCCCATGTAAACAACAGAGTTTCAAATCTTGTTTGTCCAGCATCATGTAATGCCATACAGCAATTTAAGATATGGGGAGTACACACATAACGAGGGAAATAACCTTTCATATGTTATATAATGGAACAATTATTATCTACATGTAAGCTAAatctttaaaattattttttccatGTACacgatcaaaaataaattgttactgtaaaaagtttgcaaagtattgaatgatttatttttcaccaaatGTTTAAGTATAAAGTAAAGTAAATCAACTGTACACTGCAAACTTTCCAGCGTGGTATagaataaaaagtaaattgaACTTACTGAATTGTCTTCTACCAAGCCTTCACCCATTTTTAGTTTTAGCTCAGCcaatttcaacaataattGATGAAATAATTCAACAGCAATATGTGAATACGCAGACAACTCGTTTCAATATCCGTGTAAATATTCGAGGTAGGTAATTTTCAGTAAAGTCACTTCaaataagttgttttatttttttagcgATGTATACAGTACGCTATAAAGTTCAAGAAATATAAAGATTAAATTCAGTACCGGTAAATAAGTAAACGTATGACAGAAATCTTATACCACGTTAATGTAATTATAATTCAGTTTGCAGAAAACAGGTTATAAAGattctattttttaaaatagcctACTAAGACTAGTTTCAAGTTAAATCTTCACTACTTGGTCGATTCCATACTCAGTAGTTTTCTACATTGAGCACGCTCACACCTGAATAGGCTAGGCCCACGCCTTTTATTTCAACCAATCGAGTCCATACGATACTCCTGCCACGTACACATGGCGGACGGCTATTTATTGCAGAGGCGTGTAGAAGGCGTTTTTTTACTAATATTTACTTTCTTCAACATTATTCGAGTTTGTAGAACTCGTCGAAACACACACTAAAGTTTTTAGCTAATAAACAGTATAACGTACGACATGTCATACTATTAACTCTACTTATACCACGACGActaacgaaaaaataaatgatacgATATTTCTGGCCCAGTACGAGTACAACTTAAACAAGTTTCTCAGTCGTGATGCGATTTGGATAGAGCTGAATAATTCGGTTATcgttatttttacaaatcatAATTACCCAAATATTGGTACAGGTATATCTTTTGAGGAACAGTCGATAACTCTGTAGGTTTCTGCGCAACCCACTGGGTTACAGAATAGTGCGACAGGTATCAGTAACTGATTCAGGCTACCATATTGTTACTTAGTATTACACTAAAGTTCAAACCGGCTGAGTTCAGCGATAGGGTCAATTAGCCTACAATCTTTAGCATGAGAATAGTCtgtttttagtatttttaaaagaGAGTCGTGGCGGTTTATTTCTTGCGTGCAAACTGTAACAATTCTTCGAATCAAAACACGCTTACAGTTAATCCATATAATACAAAATCTTCACACAATCAGTTTGACAGGTGTGTAAATGCACGTAACCCGACGGAAGTAAAGAAGCATTACTTCCGCAGaacgtttttgtttatcaTCTACAAAGGAAATGCTGTAAAGATAAATAGTAAACAGCTATCACAAGCTCTCACGAAAAGTTTCATAAACACCATACAGGCATCAACCAACACAGCAGT of the Clavelina lepadiformis chromosome 7, kaClaLepa1.1, whole genome shotgun sequence genome contains:
- the LOC143465043 gene encoding solute carrier family 2, facilitated glucose transporter member 5-like; protein product: MGEGLVEDNSKPKATFPLIMGVAMAVIGSAFQYGYNIAVVNAPADEIKDYFFGPLKQCENVTIIDLNATTAPCVVNKDHKSYRENMYSLAVAAFPFAGMIGSLLVGPVVAKFGRLGGLMINNLISVLSAICLGAAKPAGSFALIVIGRFLIGVFAGLATGVVPMYIGEISPKEWRGAIGVLNQLLITIGILVAQLFGLQSVLGTPDLWPFLLAFTCVPSILQSACFPFMPKSPRFLLIDQQKEDEARNTLVKLRGTDNVMTEMEEMRTEAAEQEAAGALSIPQLFRERTVRWQLITILLMMVAQQLSGINAVFFYSNKIFDAAGIPKGNPQDMASVAVGSVNVLMTIISVAIIERTGRKALMVWGFGQMIFWCLALTIILNLLVITKIAWISYLSIACVIGYIVGFAIGPGPIPWLITAELFRQAARPPAFMVACLVNWTCNFIVGISFPSVADFTGPYVFIGFMAVCIFITVFLAIVMPETKGKTFQEISNLFAKRNKVPGRASVTRDQSQKIPLKSMENHVEEQV